In one Lolium rigidum isolate FL_2022 chromosome 3, APGP_CSIRO_Lrig_0.1, whole genome shotgun sequence genomic region, the following are encoded:
- the LOC124704707 gene encoding transcriptional corepressor LEUNIG_HOMOLOG-like isoform X2: MARSNWEADKMLDVYIYDYLVKRNLHNSAKAFMNEGKVATDPVAIDAPGGFLFEWWSIFWDIFDARTRDKPPQGATAASIDLMKSREQQMRIQLLQQQNAHLQRRDPNHPSVNGAMNNSDVSAFLVSKMMEERTRNHGPMDSEASQQLLEANKMALLKSAAANQTGPLQGSSVNMSALQQMQARNQQDIKGDGAMPQRTMPTDPSALYAAGMMQPKSGLVASGLNQGVGSVPLKGWPLTVPGMDQLRSNLGAQKQLMPSPNQFQLLSPQQQLIAQAQTQNDLARMGSPAPSGSPKIRADEQEYLIKMKMAQMQQSGQRMMELQQQQQHHLQQQQQQQHQQQQQQQQQQMQQNTRKRKPTSSGAANSTGTGNTVGPSPPSTPSTHTPGGGIPVASNANIAQKNSMVCGTDGTSGFASSSNQMDNLDSFVDFDDNVDSFLSNDDGDGRDIFAAMKKGPSEQESLKSLSLTEVGNNRTSNNKVVCCHFSTDGKLLASAGHEKKLFLWNMDNFSMDTKAEEHTNFITDIRFRPNSTQLATSSSDGTVRLWNAVERTGALQTFHGHTSHVTSVDFHPKLTEVLCSCDDNGELRFWTVGQTAPSRVTRVKQGGTGRVRFQPRMGQLLAVAAGNTVNIIDIEKDTSLHSQPKVHSGEVNCICWDESGEYLASASQDSVKVWSAASGVCVHELRSHGNQYQSCIFHPRYPKVLIVGGYQTMELWSLSDNQRNVVAAHEGLIAALAHSLSTGLVASASHDRSVKVWK; the protein is encoded by the exons ATGGCGCGGAGCAACTGGGAGGCCGACAAGAT gctggacgtgtacatctacgactACCTGGTCAAGCGCAACCTCCACAACTCCGCCAAGGCCTTCATGAACGAGGGCAAGGTCGCCACCGATCCAGTCG CCATCGACGCGCCGGGGGGGTTCCTCTTTGAGTGGTGGTCCATCTTCTGGGACATCTTCGATGccaggaccagggacaagccgcCACAAGGGGCCACCGCCGCTTCTATAGATCTC ATGAAGTCAAGGGAACAACAGATGAGAATCCAACTATTACAACAGCAGAACGCCCACCTGCAGAGAAGAGATCCAAATCATCCGTCCGTTAACGGTGCTATGAACAACTCTGATGTATCGGCATTTCTGGTTTCAAAAATGATGGAAGAAAGAACAAGGAATCATGGCCCCATGGACTCAGAGGCATCACAGCAGCTCTTAGAGGCGAATAAGATGGCTCTTCTCAAGTCAGCAGCAGCTAATCAGACTGG GCCGCTTCAGGGTAGCTCGGTCAATATGTCAGCTCTGCAGCAGATGCAGGCGAGAAATCAACAA GACATCAAAGGTGATGGTGCTATGCCACAACGAACAATGCCTACAGACCCTTCTGCATTATACGCAGCAGGGATGATGCAACCAAAATCTGGATTAGTTGCTTCTG GACTAAATCAAGGAGTTGGGAGTGTACCACTGAAAGGCTGGCCGCTAACA GTCCCAGGTATGGATCAACTGCGGTCAAATTTAGGCGCACAGAAGCAGTTGATGCCATCCCCAAACCAATTTCAACTTTTATCACCACAACAGCAATTAATTGCTCAAGCACAAACACAGAATGACCTTGCTAGAATGGGTTCGCCAGCTCCATCTGGTTCCCCAAAGATTCGGGCAGATGAACAGGAATATTTGATTAAG ATGAAAATGGCCCAGATGCAGCAGTCAGGTCAACGGATGATGGAattgcaacagcagcagcagcatcatctgcaacaacaacaacaacagcaacatcaacaacaacagcagcagcagcagcagcagatgcaACAG AATACTAGAAAACGGAAGCCAACTTCTTCTGGGGCTGCTAATAGTACAGGCACAGGAAATACCGTTGGGCCTTCTCCGCCCTCAACTCCATCAACACATACTCCTGGTGGTGGAATACCAGTAGCTAGCAACGCGAACATTGCGCAAAAGAATTCAATGGTTTGCGGCACGGATGGGACCAGTGGATTTGCTTCATCCTCAAATCAGATG GACAACTTGGATAGTTTCGTTGATTTTGATGACAATGTTGATTCATTTTTGTCAAATGATGATGGAGACGGGCGAGACATATTTGCTGCAATGAAGAAAGGCCCCTCAGAGCAGGAGTCTCTAAAGA GTCTTTCTTTGACTGAGGTTGGTAATAATCGCACAAGCAACAACAAGGTTGTTTGCTGTCATTTCTCTACAGACGGGAAGTTACTTGCCAGTGCCGGTCATGAAAAAAAG CTCTTCCTCTGGAATATGGATAATTTTAGCATGGACACCAAAGCAGAAGAGCATACAAACTTTATAACGGACATAAGATTCAGGCCAAATTCAACTCAGTTGGCTACATCATCTTCTGATGGAACTGTTCGATTATGGAACGCTGTTGAA CGAACCGGCGCTTTACAGACTTTCCACGGGCACACTTCCCATGTGACTTCGGTAGACTTCCACCCAAAACTAACGGAGGTCCTCTGCTCATGCGATGACAACGGAGAGCTCCGGTTCTGGACGGTCGGTCAGACCGCACCTTCACGTGTCACCAGG GTCAAACAGGGCGGTACTGGTAGGGTGAGGTTCCAGCCTCGGATGGGGCAGCTCCTTGCGGTGGCTGCTGGGAACACGGTGAACATCATCGATATCGAGAAGGACACGAGTCTGCATTCGCAGCCAAAG GTCCACTCGGGCGAGGTGAACTGCATCTGCTGGGATGAGAGCGGCGAGTACCTGGCGTCGGCGAGCCAGGACAGCGTGAAGGTGTGGTCAGCGGCATCAGGCGTGTGCGTTCACGAGCTGCGGTCCCATGGGAACCAGTACCAGTCTTGTATATTCCACCCTCGATACCCGAAGGTGTTGATTGTGGGCGGTTATCAG ACGATGGAGCTGTGGAGTCTGTCGGACAACCAGAGGAACGTGGTGGCGGCGCATGAGGGGCTTATCGCGGCGCTGGCGCACTCCCTGTCCACGGGGTTGGTGGCCTCTGCCAGCCACGACAGGTCCGTGAAGGTGTGGAAGTAG
- the LOC124704707 gene encoding transcriptional corepressor LEUNIG_HOMOLOG-like isoform X1: protein MARSNWEADKMLDVYIYDYLVKRNLHNSAKAFMNEGKVATDPVAIDAPGGFLFEWWSIFWDIFDARTRDKPPQGATAASIDLMKSREQQMRIQLLQQQNAHLQRRDPNHPSVNGAMNNSDVSAFLVSKMMEERTRNHGPMDSEASQQLLEANKMALLKSAAANQTGPLQGSSVNMSALQQMQARNQQVDIKGDGAMPQRTMPTDPSALYAAGMMQPKSGLVASGLNQGVGSVPLKGWPLTVPGMDQLRSNLGAQKQLMPSPNQFQLLSPQQQLIAQAQTQNDLARMGSPAPSGSPKIRADEQEYLIKMKMAQMQQSGQRMMELQQQQQHHLQQQQQQQHQQQQQQQQQQMQQNTRKRKPTSSGAANSTGTGNTVGPSPPSTPSTHTPGGGIPVASNANIAQKNSMVCGTDGTSGFASSSNQMDNLDSFVDFDDNVDSFLSNDDGDGRDIFAAMKKGPSEQESLKSLSLTEVGNNRTSNNKVVCCHFSTDGKLLASAGHEKKLFLWNMDNFSMDTKAEEHTNFITDIRFRPNSTQLATSSSDGTVRLWNAVERTGALQTFHGHTSHVTSVDFHPKLTEVLCSCDDNGELRFWTVGQTAPSRVTRVKQGGTGRVRFQPRMGQLLAVAAGNTVNIIDIEKDTSLHSQPKVHSGEVNCICWDESGEYLASASQDSVKVWSAASGVCVHELRSHGNQYQSCIFHPRYPKVLIVGGYQTMELWSLSDNQRNVVAAHEGLIAALAHSLSTGLVASASHDRSVKVWK, encoded by the exons ATGGCGCGGAGCAACTGGGAGGCCGACAAGAT gctggacgtgtacatctacgactACCTGGTCAAGCGCAACCTCCACAACTCCGCCAAGGCCTTCATGAACGAGGGCAAGGTCGCCACCGATCCAGTCG CCATCGACGCGCCGGGGGGGTTCCTCTTTGAGTGGTGGTCCATCTTCTGGGACATCTTCGATGccaggaccagggacaagccgcCACAAGGGGCCACCGCCGCTTCTATAGATCTC ATGAAGTCAAGGGAACAACAGATGAGAATCCAACTATTACAACAGCAGAACGCCCACCTGCAGAGAAGAGATCCAAATCATCCGTCCGTTAACGGTGCTATGAACAACTCTGATGTATCGGCATTTCTGGTTTCAAAAATGATGGAAGAAAGAACAAGGAATCATGGCCCCATGGACTCAGAGGCATCACAGCAGCTCTTAGAGGCGAATAAGATGGCTCTTCTCAAGTCAGCAGCAGCTAATCAGACTGG GCCGCTTCAGGGTAGCTCGGTCAATATGTCAGCTCTGCAGCAGATGCAGGCGAGAAATCAACAAGTT GACATCAAAGGTGATGGTGCTATGCCACAACGAACAATGCCTACAGACCCTTCTGCATTATACGCAGCAGGGATGATGCAACCAAAATCTGGATTAGTTGCTTCTG GACTAAATCAAGGAGTTGGGAGTGTACCACTGAAAGGCTGGCCGCTAACA GTCCCAGGTATGGATCAACTGCGGTCAAATTTAGGCGCACAGAAGCAGTTGATGCCATCCCCAAACCAATTTCAACTTTTATCACCACAACAGCAATTAATTGCTCAAGCACAAACACAGAATGACCTTGCTAGAATGGGTTCGCCAGCTCCATCTGGTTCCCCAAAGATTCGGGCAGATGAACAGGAATATTTGATTAAG ATGAAAATGGCCCAGATGCAGCAGTCAGGTCAACGGATGATGGAattgcaacagcagcagcagcatcatctgcaacaacaacaacaacagcaacatcaacaacaacagcagcagcagcagcagcagatgcaACAG AATACTAGAAAACGGAAGCCAACTTCTTCTGGGGCTGCTAATAGTACAGGCACAGGAAATACCGTTGGGCCTTCTCCGCCCTCAACTCCATCAACACATACTCCTGGTGGTGGAATACCAGTAGCTAGCAACGCGAACATTGCGCAAAAGAATTCAATGGTTTGCGGCACGGATGGGACCAGTGGATTTGCTTCATCCTCAAATCAGATG GACAACTTGGATAGTTTCGTTGATTTTGATGACAATGTTGATTCATTTTTGTCAAATGATGATGGAGACGGGCGAGACATATTTGCTGCAATGAAGAAAGGCCCCTCAGAGCAGGAGTCTCTAAAGA GTCTTTCTTTGACTGAGGTTGGTAATAATCGCACAAGCAACAACAAGGTTGTTTGCTGTCATTTCTCTACAGACGGGAAGTTACTTGCCAGTGCCGGTCATGAAAAAAAG CTCTTCCTCTGGAATATGGATAATTTTAGCATGGACACCAAAGCAGAAGAGCATACAAACTTTATAACGGACATAAGATTCAGGCCAAATTCAACTCAGTTGGCTACATCATCTTCTGATGGAACTGTTCGATTATGGAACGCTGTTGAA CGAACCGGCGCTTTACAGACTTTCCACGGGCACACTTCCCATGTGACTTCGGTAGACTTCCACCCAAAACTAACGGAGGTCCTCTGCTCATGCGATGACAACGGAGAGCTCCGGTTCTGGACGGTCGGTCAGACCGCACCTTCACGTGTCACCAGG GTCAAACAGGGCGGTACTGGTAGGGTGAGGTTCCAGCCTCGGATGGGGCAGCTCCTTGCGGTGGCTGCTGGGAACACGGTGAACATCATCGATATCGAGAAGGACACGAGTCTGCATTCGCAGCCAAAG GTCCACTCGGGCGAGGTGAACTGCATCTGCTGGGATGAGAGCGGCGAGTACCTGGCGTCGGCGAGCCAGGACAGCGTGAAGGTGTGGTCAGCGGCATCAGGCGTGTGCGTTCACGAGCTGCGGTCCCATGGGAACCAGTACCAGTCTTGTATATTCCACCCTCGATACCCGAAGGTGTTGATTGTGGGCGGTTATCAG ACGATGGAGCTGTGGAGTCTGTCGGACAACCAGAGGAACGTGGTGGCGGCGCATGAGGGGCTTATCGCGGCGCTGGCGCACTCCCTGTCCACGGGGTTGGTGGCCTCTGCCAGCCACGACAGGTCCGTGAAGGTGTGGAAGTAG